In the Candidatus Rhodoblastus alkanivorans genome, one interval contains:
- a CDS encoding NAD+ synthase, protein MIPSTSPLDCLVLALAQINCVVGAIDLNLEKARAAREKAKNFGADLVMFSELFLAGYPPEDLVLKQAFQDACRAALEELARDTADGGPAVLMGLPWMQDGFCHNAYALLDGGRIAAVRFKVDLPNYGVFDEKRVFAPGPAPGPVAFRGVRLGLPICEDIWGPDVVESLSETGAEIVLSPNGSPYWRGKDSERLAIVTARVVESGLPMVYLNQIGGQDELVFDGASFIVNADGGVAGRLPAFVETVSKVVFHRETSGWVCCEAPDAPSLDDDKADYAACVLGLRDYVHKNNFPGVVLGMSGGVDSALCAAMAADALGSGQVHAIMLPFRFTSQESLKDAADCATGLGLRYDILPIAPAVEGVEAALAPLFAGTTRGVTEENIQARARGILLMSVSNKFGPMLVTTGNKSEMSVGYATLYGDMNGGFNPIKDLYKTQVFRLCDLRNGWKPDGALGPAGPVIPQNIIDKPPTAELRENQKDQDSLPPYDALDDMLECLVERDMRLADIVGRGHDPETVKKIERLLYLAEYKRRQSAPGVKVTRKNFGRDRRYPIVNRFRDSGASPFRSDPAVAPESPVGVSERFEE, encoded by the coding sequence ATGATCCCTTCTACCTCTCCTCTCGATTGCCTTGTCCTTGCTCTGGCGCAGATCAATTGCGTGGTCGGGGCGATCGACCTCAATCTTGAAAAGGCGCGCGCGGCGCGCGAAAAGGCCAAAAATTTCGGCGCCGATCTCGTCATGTTTTCGGAGCTGTTCCTCGCCGGCTATCCGCCCGAGGATCTGGTCCTGAAGCAGGCCTTTCAGGACGCCTGCCGCGCGGCGCTGGAAGAGCTTGCGCGCGACACGGCGGATGGCGGGCCGGCGGTGCTGATGGGCCTGCCCTGGATGCAGGACGGCTTTTGCCACAACGCATATGCCCTGCTCGACGGCGGCCGCATCGCGGCGGTGCGGTTCAAAGTCGATCTGCCCAATTACGGCGTGTTCGACGAGAAGCGCGTTTTTGCGCCCGGTCCGGCGCCGGGGCCGGTCGCCTTTCGCGGGGTGCGGCTCGGCCTGCCGATCTGCGAGGACATCTGGGGACCCGACGTCGTCGAATCCTTGAGCGAGACCGGCGCGGAAATCGTGTTGTCGCCCAACGGCTCGCCCTATTGGCGCGGCAAGGATTCCGAGCGCCTCGCCATCGTCACGGCGCGGGTGGTCGAAAGCGGTCTGCCCATGGTCTATCTCAACCAGATCGGCGGCCAGGACGAATTGGTGTTCGACGGCGCGAGTTTCATCGTCAATGCCGACGGCGGCGTGGCCGGGCGGCTGCCGGCCTTTGTCGAGACGGTGTCGAAGGTCGTTTTCCATCGCGAGACGAGCGGCTGGGTCTGCTGCGAGGCGCCGGACGCGCCCTCGCTCGATGACGACAAGGCGGATTATGCCGCCTGCGTGCTGGGCCTGCGCGATTATGTCCACAAGAACAATTTTCCCGGCGTGGTTCTGGGCATGTCGGGCGGCGTCGATTCGGCGCTTTGCGCGGCGATGGCGGCCGACGCTTTGGGAAGCGGCCAGGTCCATGCGATCATGCTGCCCTTTCGCTTCACCTCGCAGGAATCGCTGAAGGATGCGGCGGATTGCGCGACGGGTTTGGGGCTGCGCTACGATATCCTGCCGATTGCGCCCGCCGTCGAGGGCGTCGAAGCGGCGCTGGCACCTCTCTTCGCCGGGACCACGCGCGGCGTGACGGAGGAAAACATCCAGGCCCGCGCCCGCGGCATTCTGCTGATGTCGGTCTCGAACAAATTCGGGCCGATGCTGGTGACCACCGGCAACAAGTCGGAAATGTCGGTCGGCTACGCCACGCTTTACGGCGACATGAACGGCGGTTTCAACCCGATCAAGGATCTGTACAAGACCCAGGTTTTCCGCCTCTGCGATCTGCGCAATGGCTGGAAGCCGGACGGCGCCCTCGGTCCCGCCGGGCCGGTCATTCCGCAAAACATCATCGACAAGCCGCCGACCGCCGAATTGCGCGAGAACCAGAAGGACCAGGACTCGCTGCCGCCCTATGACGCGCTCGACGACATGCTGGAATGTCTGGTCGAAAGGGACATGCGCCTCGCCGATATTGTGGGGCGCGGGCATGATCCCGAGACCGTGAAAAAAATCGAGCGGCTGCTTTACCTCGCCGAATACAAGCGCCGCCAGTCCGCGCCGGGCGTAAAAGTCACGCGGAAAAATTTCGGCCGCGACCGCCGCTATCCGATCGTCAACCGGTTCAGGGATTCCGGGGCGTCACCCTTCCGGTCCGATCCCGCGGTCGCGCCCGAGAGCCCGGTGGGCGTGAGCGAGCGGTTCGAGGAATAG
- a CDS encoding DUF2865 domain-containing protein, with protein sequence MKRKAHNGSTGGSLAPAARSFALILALLASGAGAHAQNAACDQLRAALSQPANVDPSAAAGARQARAELARATAQARAMGCDNQQFLFFGSPPPPQCAGLKSRIAALQSRYAAFAARASGDSPQRRALRARYAAQCQGAPREKNFFETLFGNFTDDRGSDQAAPQAVGPEEPQSGELRAYGGSQVLCVRTCDGGFFPLNFSARGAPQDQLQDLCQALCPNAEVKLYTRNPASAIETALGVDGTPYRDLPNALKFAKTFDPSCTCKPPNESWIQALAHAEQVLDQIGGTRASDITVTEQQSEAMAQPQAMPTKPGKKAGLRPSQPATSTPVQTMPVQAIPVQATPAPTSAQVVEGKGPDGSPRQVRVIAPN encoded by the coding sequence ACCGGCGGGAGCCTTGCGCCCGCGGCGCGGTCGTTCGCCCTGATCCTGGCCCTGCTGGCCTCCGGCGCCGGCGCCCACGCCCAGAACGCCGCGTGCGACCAGTTGCGCGCGGCGCTGTCGCAGCCGGCGAACGTCGATCCGTCCGCGGCCGCCGGCGCGCGCCAGGCGCGCGCCGAACTGGCAAGAGCGACGGCGCAGGCCCGCGCCATGGGCTGCGACAATCAGCAGTTCCTGTTCTTCGGCAGCCCGCCGCCGCCGCAATGCGCCGGGCTCAAAAGCCGGATCGCGGCGCTGCAAAGCCGCTATGCCGCTTTCGCCGCCCGCGCTTCCGGCGATTCGCCGCAAAGGCGGGCGCTGCGGGCGCGCTACGCCGCGCAGTGCCAGGGCGCCCCACGCGAAAAGAATTTCTTCGAAACCCTGTTCGGCAATTTCACCGACGACCGGGGTTCCGACCAGGCCGCGCCCCAGGCGGTCGGCCCGGAAGAACCACAGTCGGGCGAACTGCGCGCCTATGGCGGCTCGCAGGTCCTCTGCGTGCGCACCTGCGACGGCGGCTTCTTTCCCCTGAATTTTTCCGCGCGCGGCGCTCCACAGGATCAATTGCAGGATCTCTGCCAGGCGCTCTGCCCCAACGCCGAAGTGAAGCTCTACACCCGCAATCCGGCGAGCGCCATCGAAACCGCGCTGGGCGTCGACGGCACGCCCTATCGCGACCTGCCCAACGCCCTGAAATTCGCCAAGACTTTCGATCCGAGCTGCACCTGCAAGCCGCCCAACGAGAGCTGGATCCAGGCCCTCGCCCATGCCGAGCAGGTGCTCGACCAGATAGGCGGAACGCGAGCGAGCGACATCACCGTCACCGAGCAGCAGTCCGAGGCCATGGCCCAGCCCCAGGCCATGCCGACGAAACCCGGCAAGAAGGCGGGCCTGCGGCCATCGCAGCCAGCGACCTCCACGCCAGTCCAAACAATGCCTGTCCAAGCAATCCCTGTCCAGGCAACGCCCGCGCCGACATCCGCCCAGGTGGTCGAGGGCAAAGGCCCCGACGGCTCGCCGCGCCAGGTGCGGGTCATCGCGCCGAACTGA
- a CDS encoding flavin monoamine oxidase family protein, with protein sequence MMDEIDVAIIGAGAAGIAAARRLAWSPLSSIVLEASPRRGGRARTERHAAFPLDLGCEWLHSADRNPLARLAEAAGVALDRRPAPWHGQYADLGFSASEQAAASEAFANWSQKLRANPPASDCAADALAPEGAWNAFIRANVSYISGMAPERISAADYATYEIASTGENWRAPSGYGALIAGAAPPGADIRLSTPVRSIGLGAPGVTLATPRGDLRARAVIITVSTAVLASGALVMPAELEPWRVAASLLPLGRNEKVFLEIVGRSPFAPETHVFGDPRDAAMGSYLIQPHGLNFIECFLGGVGAALLAEEGPQAGFVRAADQLAGLFGADVRKRLLPLAATGWSAERYIGGAYSCAMPRHAAARQALARPFDNRIFFAGEAAHERDFTTAHGAYATGVRAAEDVLSALAV encoded by the coding sequence ATGATGGATGAAATCGACGTCGCGATCATCGGCGCAGGCGCCGCCGGAATCGCCGCCGCGCGCCGCCTGGCGTGGAGCCCGCTGTCCTCGATCGTACTCGAAGCCTCGCCGCGCCGTGGCGGAAGGGCTCGGACCGAGCGCCATGCCGCGTTTCCGCTCGACCTCGGTTGCGAATGGCTCCATTCCGCCGACCGTAACCCTTTAGCGCGCCTTGCGGAGGCGGCCGGCGTCGCACTCGACCGGCGGCCGGCGCCCTGGCATGGGCAATATGCCGATCTTGGCTTTTCCGCCTCCGAACAGGCGGCGGCGAGCGAAGCCTTCGCAAATTGGTCGCAAAAGCTGCGGGCGAACCCGCCCGCGAGCGATTGCGCCGCCGACGCCCTGGCGCCGGAGGGCGCCTGGAACGCCTTCATCCGCGCCAACGTGTCCTATATCAGCGGCATGGCGCCGGAGCGCATCTCCGCCGCCGATTACGCGACTTACGAGATCGCCTCGACCGGCGAGAACTGGCGCGCGCCGAGCGGCTATGGCGCTCTGATCGCCGGGGCTGCGCCGCCCGGCGCCGACATTCGCCTGTCGACGCCGGTCCGGTCGATCGGCCTGGGCGCGCCAGGCGTCACCCTTGCAACGCCGCGCGGCGATCTCCGCGCAAGGGCTGTCATTATTACGGTTTCGACGGCGGTTCTCGCCAGCGGCGCGCTCGTCATGCCGGCCGAACTCGAGCCATGGCGTGTCGCCGCCAGCCTTTTGCCGCTCGGGCGCAACGAGAAGGTGTTTCTGGAAATCGTCGGCCGAAGCCCGTTCGCGCCCGAAACGCATGTGTTCGGCGACCCTCGCGACGCGGCGATGGGCAGCTATCTGATCCAGCCCCACGGCTTGAATTTCATCGAATGTTTTCTTGGGGGAGTGGGCGCGGCCCTCCTTGCGGAAGAAGGGCCGCAGGCGGGCTTTGTGCGGGCGGCGGATCAATTGGCGGGGCTGTTCGGCGCCGATGTCCGGAAGCGCCTGCTTCCCCTGGCGGCGACAGGCTGGAGCGCGGAGCGCTATATCGGTGGCGCCTATAGCTGCGCCATGCCGCGCCATGCCGCAGCGCGGCAGGCGCTGGCGCGCCCATTCGACAACAGGATTTTCTTTGCCGGCGAAGCCGCGCATGAGCGCGACTTCACCACCGCCCACGGAGCCTATGCCACGGGCGTCCGCGCGGCCGAGGACGTGCTGTCGGCGCTTGCGGTTTAA
- the gltX gene encoding glutamate--tRNA ligase, with translation MIHLAHYAPGFIAPVVRFAPSPTGRIHIGNARTALLNYIFARKHGGKFILRFDDTDSERSTEEYALGIEVDLEWLGVAPDAKFRQSERSALYEAAARRLRETGRLYPCYETPDELERKRRLQIARGTPPIYDRAALTLTDAERAAFEAAGRKAHWRFKLEPAVVRWDDLIRGDSHIDCASLSDPVLVREDGSFLYTLPSVVDDIDSGVTQIIRGEDHVTNTAVQVQLFLALGAEKAPHFGHHNLLVGADGQGLSKRAGALSIASLREAGVESLAVAAMATLTGSSIAVQPVHSFPELAGLFDLSAISRNSARFDDAELRALSQRVLHGLPYDSVRDRLAAQDIVGFKAEPFWLAARGNLTRFSDVADWWSVVEGDVTVTALPDELRAAAVAALPAEPWDETSWGVWTTAVKEATGLKGKALFHPLRLALTGRESGPELAKLLPLIGRARALARLGA, from the coding sequence ATGATTCACCTCGCTCATTACGCCCCCGGCTTCATCGCGCCCGTGGTGCGATTCGCGCCGTCGCCGACCGGCCGCATCCATATCGGCAATGCGCGCACCGCCCTTCTGAATTATATTTTCGCGCGCAAACATGGCGGCAAATTCATTCTGCGCTTCGACGACACCGATTCCGAGCGTTCGACCGAGGAATATGCGCTCGGCATAGAGGTCGATCTGGAATGGCTGGGCGTCGCGCCGGACGCCAAATTCCGCCAGTCGGAGCGTTCCGCGCTTTACGAGGCCGCCGCGCGCCGCCTCAGGGAAACCGGCCGGCTCTATCCCTGCTACGAGACGCCGGATGAGCTTGAGCGCAAGCGCCGGCTCCAGATCGCGCGCGGGACCCCGCCGATCTATGACCGCGCCGCGCTGACGCTGACAGACGCCGAACGCGCCGCCTTCGAGGCCGCCGGCCGCAAGGCGCACTGGCGCTTCAAGCTGGAGCCGGCGGTGGTGCGCTGGGACGATCTCATCCGCGGCGACAGCCATATCGATTGCGCCTCTTTGTCCGATCCGGTGCTGGTGCGCGAGGACGGCTCCTTTCTCTACACCCTGCCTTCGGTCGTGGACGATATCGATTCGGGCGTCACCCAAATCATCCGCGGCGAGGACCATGTCACCAATACGGCGGTGCAGGTTCAGCTTTTCCTCGCGCTGGGCGCGGAAAAGGCGCCGCATTTCGGGCATCACAACCTGCTCGTCGGCGCGGACGGGCAGGGCCTTTCCAAGCGGGCCGGCGCCTTGTCGATCGCGTCCTTACGCGAGGCGGGGGTGGAATCCCTGGCGGTCGCTGCTATGGCGACGCTGACCGGATCGTCGATCGCCGTCCAGCCGGTCCACAGCTTTCCCGAACTGGCCGGCCTGTTCGATCTTTCCGCCATTTCCCGCAACAGCGCCCGCTTCGACGACGCCGAATTGAGGGCCTTGTCGCAGCGCGTGCTACACGGCCTGCCCTATGATTCCGTGCGCGACCGGCTGGCGGCGCAGGACATCGTCGGCTTCAAGGCCGAGCCGTTCTGGCTTGCCGCGCGCGGCAATCTCACTCGCTTTTCCGATGTCGCCGACTGGTGGAGCGTGGTCGAGGGCGACGTTACCGTGACCGCGCTGCCGGACGAACTGCGCGCCGCCGCCGTCGCCGCCCTGCCGGCGGAGCCTTGGGACGAGACAAGCTGGGGCGTCTGGACTACCGCCGTCAAGGAGGCGACGGGGCTCAAGGGCAAGGCTTTGTTTCATCCGCTGCGGCTGGCGCTCACCGGCCGCGAATCCGGACCGGAACTGGCGAAGCTGCTGCCGCTGATCGGCCGCGCCAGGGCGCTCGCCCGGCTCGGGGCTTGA
- a CDS encoding ceramide glucosyltransferase, with product MTGYIAAAFCLIVTLLNLVSLALAAWRCRVRPEPIAARMSPTVLENPTPPVSIVRPVCGLETFSEQTLRSTFELDYPDYEVIFCVQKKADPIIPLIEKLLAEQPEGRGRLLIGDDPISPNPKLNNCFKGWQAAKHQWIVLADSNVLAPGDYLQQMLVRFRPDVGLVCSPPLGVSPEGFRAQLECAFLNSFQARWQFCADALGMGFAQGKSMMWRREIVEAAGGIAALASEIAEDAAATKLVREAGMQVALVDRPFGQPLGTRTLRAIYQRQTRWARLRRASFAHMYAPEILASSLLPILAGAYAARDFGFEPWTAAVIVAAAWHLPEALANWRLDWPTTWFSPVTYLLRDLLFPIVWIDGWLGDDFEWMGNSMTVREVADETVDGAA from the coding sequence ATGACGGGATATATCGCCGCGGCTTTCTGCCTGATTGTGACTTTGCTCAATTTGGTCTCGCTCGCCTTGGCCGCCTGGCGTTGCCGCGTCCGCCCCGAACCAATCGCCGCGCGCATGTCGCCCACGGTCCTCGAAAACCCCACCCCGCCGGTGAGCATCGTACGCCCCGTCTGCGGCCTGGAGACTTTTTCAGAACAGACCCTGCGCTCGACCTTCGAACTCGACTATCCCGATTATGAAGTCATCTTCTGCGTCCAGAAGAAGGCCGACCCGATCATCCCGCTGATCGAAAAACTACTCGCCGAACAGCCCGAGGGCCGTGGCCGGCTGCTGATCGGCGACGATCCGATCAGCCCCAATCCCAAGCTCAACAATTGCTTCAAGGGCTGGCAGGCGGCGAAGCACCAATGGATCGTGCTCGCCGATTCCAACGTGCTGGCGCCCGGGGACTATCTCCAGCAGATGCTGGTCCGCTTCCGCCCCGACGTCGGCCTCGTCTGCTCGCCGCCGCTTGGCGTCTCGCCCGAGGGTTTTCGCGCCCAGCTCGAATGCGCTTTCCTCAATTCGTTTCAGGCGCGCTGGCAATTCTGCGCCGACGCGCTCGGCATGGGCTTCGCCCAGGGCAAGAGCATGATGTGGCGCCGCGAGATCGTCGAAGCCGCCGGCGGCATTGCCGCGCTCGCTTCCGAGATCGCCGAGGACGCCGCCGCGACCAAGCTGGTGCGCGAAGCCGGCATGCAGGTCGCGCTGGTGGACCGCCCGTTCGGCCAGCCCCTTGGCACGCGGACGCTACGCGCCATCTATCAGCGCCAGACCCGCTGGGCGCGCCTGCGCCGCGCCAGCTTCGCCCATATGTACGCCCCTGAAATTCTCGCCAGTTCCCTGCTGCCGATTCTCGCCGGCGCATATGCCGCGCGCGATTTCGGCTTCGAGCCCTGGACCGCCGCCGTGATCGTCGCCGCAGCCTGGCATCTGCCGGAAGCTCTGGCGAATTGGCGCCTCGACTGGCCGACGACCTGGTTCTCGCCCGTCACTTATCTTTTGCGCGACCTGCTCTTTCCCATCGTCTGGATCGACGGCTGGCTGGGCGACGATTTCGAGTGGATGGGCAATTCCATGACCGTGCGCGAGGTCGCCGACGAAACGGTGGATGGCGCGGCTTAA